Proteins encoded by one window of Nocardia goodfellowii:
- the yajC gene encoding preprotein translocase subunit YajC, whose amino-acid sequence MEFLFPLLLAGMLVFMYMGIRRQKKEAEKVADMQSSLKVGDSVVTTSGLYGTVVDVDDATVDLEIAEDVVTTWLRQAIRELRTDDVSSTGETVADEAVTDDAEPVVVEESPAQTETRLTKD is encoded by the coding sequence ATGGAATTCCTGTTTCCGCTCCTGCTGGCAGGCATGCTCGTGTTCATGTACATGGGCATTCGCCGCCAGAAGAAGGAGGCCGAGAAGGTCGCCGACATGCAGAGCAGCCTGAAGGTCGGTGACTCTGTCGTCACCACGTCGGGCCTCTACGGCACCGTGGTCGACGTCGACGACGCCACCGTCGATCTGGAGATCGCCGAGGACGTCGTCACCACCTGGCTGCGTCAGGCGATCCGCGAGCTCCGCACCGATGATGTGTCGAGCACCGGCGAGACCGTCGCCGACGAGGCTGTTACCGATGATGCCGAACCGGTCGTCGTCGAAGAGTCCCCCGCGCAGACCGAAACCCGGCTGACCAAGGACTGA
- the secD gene encoding protein translocase subunit SecD: MPPSQGSAQHPLRLLGVYAALLAVIYALVFFTGDKTPTPKLGIDLQGGTRVTLTARTPDGSKPSQDSLKKAQEIIENRVNGLGVGGSEVVVDGDNIVITVPGDDGQQARALATTAKLYIRPVLAAVPVGPDGKVPTQGATQPTPAPPAETAPPAEVPPAEVPPAEVPPAEVPVPQPRVFPAQAPTPPADPGALTPQEIAQKEIAEAKATRQSADPAVQQAAVLAMDCSKPDPLAGNDDPALPLITCAVPGSPNPEVYLLGPSKIDGQEIKDATAGLNSQQARHEVNLEFKSGGSDAWAAITGDAIKQQSPQNRVAFVLDSRVVSAPVVQQGPQLGGRTTISGNFNAASSKELANTLKYGSLPLSFQTSEAETVSATLGLSSLRAGLLAGAIGLAVVLLYCLAYYRMLGFLTALSLFASGLAVYGIMVLLGRWINFTLDLAGIAGLIIGIGMTADSFVVFFERIKDEMREGRSFRSAVPRGWARARRTILSGNAVSLIASAVLYILAVGQVKGFAFTLGLTTVLDVIVVFLVTMPLVMLASRTQFWAKPGVNGLGAIQEVARERRASGAALSEGVRTR; encoded by the coding sequence GTGCCACCTTCTCAGGGATCGGCGCAACATCCGCTCCGGCTGCTCGGCGTCTACGCCGCGCTGCTGGCCGTGATCTATGCGCTGGTGTTCTTCACCGGGGACAAAACCCCGACGCCCAAACTCGGCATCGACCTGCAGGGTGGTACCCGGGTCACGCTGACCGCACGCACTCCCGACGGCAGCAAGCCGAGCCAGGACAGCCTGAAGAAGGCCCAGGAGATCATCGAGAACCGTGTCAACGGTCTCGGTGTCGGTGGCTCCGAAGTCGTCGTCGACGGCGACAACATCGTCATCACCGTCCCCGGTGACGACGGGCAGCAGGCGCGGGCGCTGGCCACCACGGCCAAGCTCTACATTCGTCCGGTGCTGGCGGCCGTCCCGGTCGGCCCCGACGGCAAGGTGCCCACCCAGGGCGCGACCCAGCCCACCCCGGCCCCGCCCGCCGAGACCGCGCCGCCGGCCGAGGTTCCCCCCGCGGAGGTCCCGCCCGCGGAGGTCCCGCCCGCCGAGGTTCCGGTCCCGCAGCCCCGCGTGTTCCCGGCGCAGGCGCCGACGCCGCCCGCCGACCCGGGCGCTCTCACGCCGCAGGAGATCGCGCAGAAGGAGATCGCCGAAGCGAAGGCGACTCGGCAGAGCGCCGATCCCGCGGTGCAACAGGCGGCCGTGCTGGCGATGGACTGCTCCAAGCCGGACCCGCTGGCCGGTAACGACGATCCGGCGCTGCCGTTGATCACCTGCGCGGTTCCCGGCTCGCCGAACCCCGAGGTGTACCTGCTCGGTCCGAGCAAGATTGACGGCCAGGAGATCAAGGACGCCACCGCGGGCCTCAACTCCCAGCAGGCCCGGCACGAGGTGAACCTGGAATTCAAGTCCGGCGGTAGTGACGCCTGGGCCGCCATCACCGGTGACGCGATCAAGCAGCAGTCGCCGCAGAACCGGGTCGCGTTCGTGCTCGACTCGCGCGTGGTGTCCGCCCCGGTCGTGCAGCAGGGCCCGCAGCTGGGTGGCCGCACCACCATCTCCGGCAACTTCAACGCCGCCAGCTCCAAGGAACTGGCCAACACCCTGAAGTACGGTTCGCTGCCGCTGTCGTTCCAGACCTCCGAGGCCGAAACCGTCTCCGCGACGCTGGGCCTGTCCTCGCTGCGGGCCGGTCTGCTGGCCGGCGCGATCGGTCTCGCGGTCGTGCTGCTGTACTGCCTGGCGTACTACCGGATGCTCGGATTCCTCACCGCCCTTTCGCTTTTCGCCTCGGGGCTCGCGGTCTACGGCATCATGGTGCTGCTCGGCCGCTGGATCAACTTCACGCTGGACCTGGCCGGCATCGCCGGTCTGATCATCGGTATCGGTATGACCGCCGACTCCTTCGTGGTGTTCTTCGAACGCATCAAGGACGAGATGCGGGAGGGCCGCAGTTTCCGGTCCGCCGTCCCGCGCGGCTGGGCCCGCGCCCGGCGCACCATCCTGTCCGGTAACGCGGTCAGCCTGATCGCGTCCGCGGTGCTCTACATCCTCGCGGTCGGTCAGGTGAAGGGCTTCGCGTTCACCCTCGGACTCACCACGGTCCTCGATGTCATCGTGGTGTTCCTGGTGACGATGCCGCTGGTCATGCTGGCTTCGCGCACCCAGTTCTGGGCGAAGCCCGGGGTGAACGGCCTGGGCGCGATCCAAGAGGTGGCGCGCGAACGCCGGGCCTCCGGCGCCGCACTCTCCGAAGGTGTGAGGACTCGATGA